GTCTTCTGGACGGGTGGTTGGATCAAGCACCGCTTTGATAGTTGCTGCACGATCCTGGGCAGAGATGCCGGTGGTTACCCCGTGCTTTGCCTCTATGGATACCGTAAAGGCAGTAGAATGCCTAGCGGTGTTGTCATTAACCATCAGGGGGATCCTTAACTCATCAAGTCTCTCACCAACAACAGGCATGCAGATCAGCCCTCTTCCCTCCTTGGCCATGAAGTTGATGGCCTCAGGAGTGACCATTTCTGCTGCCATAGCCAGATCCCCCTCATTTTCCCGGCTTTCATCATCCACAATGATGACCATTTTGCCAGTTCTAATATCCTCAATCGCTTCGGGGATTGTGTTTAAGCTCACCTAAACTTCCTCTCTAGCTCGGGAAAGGGAACGTGGTGATTGAGAGAAGCCATGCTCAGCCAGAAAGTCAAGGGTAATACCCCTCTGTCCCTCCTTGAGCTTCTCTACATATTTGGCAATAATGTCCACCTCCAGGTTCACCACATCCCCAGCGCGCTTGCTGCCCAGATTGGTGTGCTCTATGGTGTGGGGGATTAAGGAGACACTGAAGGAAGTGGCGTCGCAATCAACAACGGTAAGGCTCACGCCATCAAGGGTAATGAATCCCTTTTCCACTACATAACGCATCACCTGCCGTGGGGCGAAGCACCTAGCGATAATGGACTCACCCCTGGGTACAAGCGACACGATCTTGCCGGTAGCATCTACGTGACCTTGCACCAGGTGTCCCCCCACCCGCCCGCCCAGAACGAGGGCTCGTTCCAAATTTACTCCAGAGCCTGGGCGCAAGCCGCCAAGATTGGTGCGCTGTAGGGTCTCAGGCGTAACATCTAAGGAGAAAGAACTGGCATCGAGAGACGTTACCGTGAGACAGACCCCGTTGACCGCTAGACTATCCCCCACCTTTGTTCCCTGGAGTGTCTCGCCAGCCGCTATCGTCAACCAACCTACTGCGGCCGCCTTGACCATACCTACTTCTTCGATAATACCAGTGAACAAGTCGCTGCTTTCCCTTCCTGAATATGTTCTCTGTTGCAGAGGCGATCTAGCGGTCGGCGTAGCCGCTAATCATTACGTCCTTGCCTATCTTCTCTACCTTGACCCCGGTCAGGCTCATTGCCTGGGCTACCTTTTCTACGCCTCTCCCCTTGACCGGGTTCTTCGCTGCCTCCCCACCAATGATGATAGGGGCGATGAAGGCAATAACCTTGTCTACCAAGCGATATTCAAAAAGTGAGCCGAAGACGCCTGCTCCACCCTCCACCATAATGCTGGTGATTCCCCTTTGTCCTAAAATGCGGAGCAATACATCGAGGTCAACCAGTCCTTCCTTTGCCGGAACTGTTACGACCTCTGCACCGGCTAGAGAAAGGGCAGTTATGTTGGCTGGCTCCAGTCCCTCAGCAACTGCTATCAGGGTCTTCCCAGGGACCTGGAGCACCCGTGCATTTAGCGGAGTGCGGCCTTGACTATCCACCACCACCCGCAAGGGCTGCCTCTCTACTTGGCCACCCTCCCTCCCTACCCTGGCAGTTAGCTGCGGATCATCAGTTATGATGGTATCGACGCCCACCATCAGAGCATCCATCTGATAGCGTAGGCAGTGCACATACCTTCTTGACTCCTCACCGCTGATCCATCTGGAATCCCCAGTCCTGGTAGCGATCTTCCCATCGAGGCTCATGGCAAATTTACCCGTTACAAAGGGCATACCTGTTTTCATAAACTTGACATATGCCTCATTAAGCTCCTGTGCCTCGTGCTCATGCTCGCCAAGGTGTGTGCCTATCCCGGCTGCTTCCAGTTCTGCTTTCCCACGGCCGGAAACCTTCGGGTTGGGGTCGATCATGGCTAGATGCACCTCGTCAATGCCAGCAGCGACAATGGCTTGGGTGCAAGGAGGAGTACGACCTTGGAAACAGCACGGCTCGAGAGTAACATACATTGTCGCATGCCTGGCTTTTTCTCCCGCTTGCTGCAAGGCTACAACCTCGGCGTGGTGTGACCATGGTGGCTGGGTGTATCCTTCCCCCACCACTACCCCATCCCTGACGACTACCGCTCCCACCGCCGGGTTGGGGCTAGTATGCCCAAGCGCAAGCTTGGCTAAAGAGAGAGCATGCCTCATATAGTCCATCAGGTGACCAACTCCAAAGCCATCCAATCCTCGATCACTCTATTCGGGCTCACCCTTCTTCTGATCGACCTTCTAGATACGAAGGTATAACTTTCGAAAGGCACTTGTCAAGTTTCTTGGGAGGCAGCCAGATGTGGGTACTTCCTCAGCTGGGTTGAAAGGCCTTATCGCTCAGTTTATACTATGTTCGCTTTCCTGCGAAGGAAAAAGCCTTTGCAACTTGGTAGTGGCATGTGCCAGGTATTTGGGTGGGATGTTCATGATACGAGGGAATAGACAGGCGAGCCCAAAAAGCTATGAGGGATGGGTCACTTGAGCATGGAGGACAGAGATGGGGGAGATTAAGAGCGCCTTTGAAAGAGCTATGGAAAGGGTGGAGAAGTTGGAGAAGCCTTCAGAAGAGGAAGTGCTGAAGTGGAAATACCTTCCTGAGGGGCAGAAACTGGCTGCTGACTACCTCCGGGAGGGGGGTAGTTTAGTGGCCGAGCTGGGCAAGCACGAGGAAAAGGCAAAGCGCTTCGTAATCAAGGGGGCGGAAGAGATTCTCCTGAGAAACATCAGCTTGCCGATAAACGATGTTGTCAGAAAGAACAATAAGAGGGCCATGGACGGCATCAAGGCTATTAAGACAGACAAAGGTGCCATAGAGAACGTGTACAGCAAGATGAGACGCATTTTCGCTCACTATGAGAATGAGGGAGAGCAACAAAGAAGACAAGCCTACGAGGGTCTAAGGCAGGACTTTCAGGCAGGAATAGAGCAGGCGATGCGCCAGCAGGGTAACCTGCCTTCGGGGGCGAGAGTCGAGGCAGAGAGCCATCCGCAGTTTCGGGAGGAATGGCGCAACGTCCTGGCTCAACTCGATTCTCAATACCTCAAGCTATTGGACGAATACAAGCAGGAGATAGCGAGGATACGCTAGTTCTGCGTAACAGCCGAGAGAGAATGTTTGAGAACTCACGGAAACGGGTATCCTGAAGCATCCGCTCCAGGCGAGGTTCGAGCAATTGCTCCAACCTGCCTCGAGTTCCAGGGTAGCCTCTGATACCTACCTACGGATGCTGTCACCCTGGGCGTAGCGAAGGGTCTCGCATCGCGAAGCGACAGTCGTAGCGCCAAAGATTAGATCCACTTGGATATCTGCCGTCTAAGGAGCTAACGCAGGTCCATAGGTTCGAATCGTCCCATTTCACCCAGCGTGAGGTTATGGTACAATTTTCTGGGAGTTGATTCTTGACAGAGAGGATTTTTATCGGTGTAGCCTGGCCTTATGCCAACGGCCCTTTGCACCTGGGACACGTAGCCGGTTGTTATCTGCCAGCGGATATCTTCGCCCGCTACCACCGGGCAAAAGGCAATGAGGTGCTGATGGTTTCCGGCAGTGACCAGCACGGTACTCCCATAACCCTACGCGCTGAGCGCGAAGGCAAAACGCCTCAAGAGATAGCCGCCAGGTTTCATCAAGAATTCCTTAGTTCCTGGGAGAAGCTGGGCATTGATTTCGACCTATTCACCAATACCGGCACCGCGAATCATGCCCAGGTGGTCCAAGATTTCTTTCTCAAGCTGCTGGACAAAGGCCACATCTATCGCGCCAGCACACCCCTGCCATATTGTCCCCACTGCCAGCGTTACCTGCCTGACCGTTATACGGAAGGCACTTGCCCTTACTGCGGTTCTGAACAGGCAAGAGGTGATCAATGCGACAGATGCGGCAAGCCTCTTAACTACGGCGAGTTGATCAACCCACACTGCATACTGTGCGGTAGCGCACCGGAGGTCAGAGAGTCGGAGCACTTCTTTCTGCGCTTGAGTGCCTTCAGAGACGACCTGCTTCAATGGGTAAAGCAGCAGGGCCACTGGAGACAGAATGTGCTTCATTTCACCCTCCGCTACCTGGAAGAGGGTCTAAAGGATCGGGCTATTACTCGAGACATCGAATGGGGCGTAACAGTGCCGCAACCCGGCTTTGAGCATAAGAGAATCTACGTCTGGTTCGACGCTGTCATCGGCTACCTGTCAGCCAGCCAGGAGTGGGCCAAGCTCGCTGGCAGAGAAGACAGATGGAGGGATTTCTGGCAGAAAGAGGCCAAGAGCTATTACTTCATTGGCAAGGACAACATCCCATTTCACACCATGGTCTGGCCAGCAATGCTCATGGGATATGGGGGGCTGAACCTTCCCTATGACGTACCAGCCAACGAGTTCCTCACACTGGAGAACAGGCAGCTTTCTACCAGCCGCTCCTGGGCTATCTGGCTGCCAGACTACCTGGAACGCTATGATCCTGATCCTTTGCGTTATCTGCTGGCAGCGAATATGCCGGAGACGGGGGACACTGACTTCTCGTGGCGGGAGTTTGTGCGCCGCAATAACGACGAACTGCTGGCTAATTATGGCAACCTGGCACATCGCACCTTGACCTTCGCTCATCGCTACTTTGATGGGCGCGTACCTGTCCCTGGCGAGCTTGACGAAGCCAGCAAAGGCCTGCTTCATGAAGCAGAGTCCACCCTGAATTCAGTTGACGAGGCCCTCTACCACTGTCATTTCAGAGAGGGGATAAAGGCGGCCATGTCCCTGGCCCAAAAGACAAATCGATATCTAGAAGAGAAGTCACCCTGGAAGACGATTAAGGACAACAAGGAGAGCTGTGCCACCGCCATCTTTGTTTCCCTCTCCGTCATCTCCTGTCTCAAGACAGCATTCTATCCTTTCCTACCTTTTAGCTCTCAGAAACTGCATCATCTCCTCGGCTTTGAGGGACTGGTCAAGGAAGAGGGGTGGGGTTTCCACAGATTGCCCCCAGGCCAGAAACTGGCTCGCCCCGAACCCCTATTTGTCAAACTGGATGAGCGAGTGGTAGCCGAGGAGACCGAGCGGCTGAACCAACAACTTGGTCAAAGGGCAACCGCCGCAAGCCAAGGAAAAGGAGAGGTTTGACTATTGACTCGATCTATGAGCCTATCCAACCGGAGATGGCTCTGGTAGAGGAGAGGCTGATTCAGGTGGCCGAGGCTGCTCCTGCCGGGCTGGTGGAGCAATTAAGCTACGTTTTGAAGAATGGGGGCAAACGGCTTCGGCCTGCCCTGACCTTGCTGGCAGGCACGTTCTATAACTACAATGTGGACTTACTGCTGCCTACCGCAGCGGGAACGGAGTTGCTACACACCGCCACTCTAGTACACGATGACACAGTGGATGCCTCCGATCTCCGTCGCGGTAAACTGAGCGTTAATCAGCTTTGGGGTAACGCTAACGCAGTGCTTCTGGGGGATTATCTCTTCGCTGCCTCAGCCCGTATGACGGCAGAGACAGGGAATATTCGTGTGATCAAACTCTTCGCCCAGACCCTGATGAACATATGCACTGGCGAGATTCTAGAATCGCTCAATCCTTTCAATCGAAGCAGGGAGCGCTATTTCCAGGCGATCGGTAACAAGACAGCTTCTCTCCTGTCTGCTGCCACCGAGTCAGGGGCAGTATTGAGCAATGCCCCAGAATGGGCAGTACAATCCCTCAAGGAGTACGGGTACGGCTTGGGAATTGCCTTTCAGATCGTGGATGACATCCTTGATTTCACTGGTAAGAGGGAGACTTTGGGCAAGCCTGTGGCCAGCGACCTAGCGCGAGGCGTCTTCACCCTGCCAGTCATACTCATCCTGGAGCGTGGCGATAGCGATGCGGTAAAGGATGTCCTGAAGGAAGATCCAGAGAGAGGATCGCAGCTACTTACGGAGATGGTGCGGAATTCCTCAGCCATTGAAGAGTCCTACAGGATTGCCCAGGACTTCTGCTCCCGAGCCTGCTCCGCCCTGGAGCAACTTCCCCGCAATTCTGCCCACGATTGCCTGACTGCCCTAGCAGATTATGTGGCGCAACGTCAGAGTTAGCCGGATCAGCGCTGGCTAGCCTCTGCGTCCTCTGTGATTTCCCTCTCCCACATGGGCACTGCTTCTTTGAATCGATCAATAGCATATTGACAGGCTTCGAAGGCTTCACGGCGGTGAGGCGCTGCTATGGCAAAAACTGAAGTGATTTCCCCCACCTTCAGCTTTCCCAGCCTGTGATGTATGACCACATGCCCCACCTGCCATTTAGCCCGAATTTCATCCGCTATGCGCTGCAGCTCCGTTCGAGCTAGTTCTTCCGCCGAGGTTTCATACTCCAGGAAGAGAACCCTTTTCCCATGAGATAAATCCCGAACCATGCCTACAAAGGCGACTATACAACCATAAGTATCCTTACGAACCTTGTTGATGGCTATTTCAGGAAGGATAGGGGTTTGAGTTATCTCAATCAAGCTAGTCTTGCTCTGCTTAAGCCCCCACAGGGACGGGTTCATCGAATAGCATGTCTAAGTGTTTACCTTCGATAGTTTCCTCAGCGATCAACCTCTCAGCGACCTGCTTCAGCTTTGCCTTATTCTCAACCACGATGTTCTTGGCTACATTATAGCTGCTGTTAACCAGGGCCTCGATCTCCTGGTCAATCACGTCAGCCACTTTGTCACCGTAATCCTTCTGTTCCTCGACCATCCGCCCCAAGAAGACCAGTTCCTCCCGGCGACCGAAGGTGCGAGGGGGCAATTTGTCACTCATGCCGTATTCCTTCACCATCTTCCGGGCGATGGCGGTGACATGCTCTAAATCGTTTTGGGCTCCCGTGCTCACCTCGCCGTAAATGATCTCTTCTGCTACCCGCCCTCCCAGGGAAGTGGCCAGCATGTCCTTAAGCTGGCTCGGCGTGTAAAGGTGGCGATCCTCAGCCGGCAGTTGTTTTGTGTAGCCCCCTGCCATGCCACGGGCAATGATAGAGATCTTATGCACCGGGTCAGCATGAGGGAGTTTCTTGGCTACCAGGGCATGCCCTGCCTCATGGTAGGCAATAATCTCCTTCTCCTTCTGACTTATCACCCTGCTCTTCCTCTCCGGACCAAGCATCACACGATCAATGGCTTCTTCAAACTCAGCCGTACTAATAACCTTCTTTCCTCGCCTGGCAGCCAGAATAGCTGCTTCGTTAACCAGGTTAGCTAAGTCAGCACCACTGAAGCCAGGCGTTTGTTTTGCAATAGTCTCAAGGTCTATCGAGTCTTCCAACGGCTTGCCTTTGGCATGAACCTTCAGTATCGCCTTCCTGCCATTGATATCGGGTCGGTCTATGATTACCTGGCGATCAAAGCGACCAGGACGGAGCAAAGCAGGGTCTAATATGTCGGGGCGATTGGTAGCAGAAAGGACAATGACATTGGTGGAGCTGTCAAAACCATCCATCTCCGAGAGAATCTGGTTTAAGGTTTGTTCCCTTTCGTCGTGCCCGCCTCCCAGACCCGCACCCCGATGACGGCCCACAGCGTCAATCTCATCCACAAAGATGATACAAGGAGCGTTTCGTTTGGCTTGGTCAAACAGGTCTCTCACCCGGGAAGCACCAACACCGACGAACATCTCCACAAATTCGCTGCCACTGATAGAGAAGTAGGGGACATTCGCCTCTCCGGCAACAGCTTTGGCCAGTAATGTTTTCCCGGTGCCTGGCGGGCCTACCAACAACACTCCCCTGGGTATGCGTGCTCCCAGGGCCAGAAACTTTTCCGGGGACTTGAGGAATTCCACTATCTCCTGCAGCTCTTGCTTTGCCTCATCAACCCCAGCCACATCGGCGAAAGTAACAGTCGGCCTGGTGCCGGTAAGCATGCGAGCTCGGCTGCGGCTAAAATTGAAAGCCTGGTTGCTGGCCCCCCGGGCGCCACGCAAAATGAACCAGAAGATGCCGATAATGAGAATAAAGGGTAGCATGGTGAACAGCAAAGTTCCCCAGTTAAAGCCGCTCTTAGACTTATATTCTATGCCAATGGTGGCGAGTTCCTCCTCTGTCACGCCTGCATCTACAAGATATTTCCGCAGCTCAGGAGTGTTCCCACCAAAGGACGCCTTGAGTATTTCTTTCCCTTCCTTATTCAACACCTTTAGGCTCTCGCCACTTTGGACAATGTCTATATTGCCTTGCTTGGCAAGAGCCACCACGTCGTTCATGTTGCCTTTCGGTGTCTTTGCGCCTCCGGGCAGGAAAGCCACTACCAGGACAACAATGGCGGCTAGTATGAGCAAATAGAGGAAAGCTTGCTGTCTCTTCGGTTTCATCCTTTTATGACCACCACCATACCTAAGTATTATACCAGACGAGCAGCAAACAATGAAGCAGTTTTTCAAAGGGAGCGTTGGCCTGACACTACCCGGCACAACGCTGCATTGACAAGAGATGAGTCTGACTGGTATCATGGCGAGTGTCAACATGGTGCAATGCAGAGACAAGAAGCTCGCAGTCGGCATCAACCCTATTTGCCAGATGGCAATGGAAAACCCCAATGACAGTTGATCCTTGGGTTTGCGTCTTTCAATCTTGGTACTCCTCGCCATATCCAGGAGTTAGGCTAGGTTCGAGGCAGGTTGCGACTGGAAGGACACGAAGAAGAATAGGAAGGAGGTGCACATGGCTGAAAGAGTGGGAATAGTAGCAGTGGCTCAGACCAAATATCATCCCAACAGGGCCGACGCCTTCGAGGGCGAGCTGGCATACGAGGTAGTACGGCCAGTCCTTGAAGAGACCGGCCTCGGTTTCTCTGACGATGGCAGTGGGATCGACTGTGCTGTGACCTGCTGCCAGGATATGTGGGATGGCAAAACGATTTCGAGCACCAGTGTTATGCCGGTGGTAGGTGCTCACCTTTCAAATGAGGACAAGGTGGCCGAGGATGGCATCAATGCTCTCTACTGCGCTGTGGCGCGCATTCTGTCAGGCCACCATGAGGTTGTCCTTGTTGTCTCCCACATGAAGGAATCTCAGGCGGACAAGAGCATGGTGGAGAATGCCGCGCTGGATCCCATTTTTATGAGGCAATTGGGATTTGATTTTCTGACTGCCGCTGCCATGCAAGCTAAGCGCTACATGTATAAGTACGGCATAACGCCAGAGCAATGTGCCAAGGTCGCGGTGAAGAATCGCGGCAATGGCAAGAGGAATCCCTACGCCCAGGAGCCCATGGACATCACTGTGGACGATGTCCTGGGTTCAAAGCTGCTGGCCTCTCCTATCAGGCTACTAGATGCCAAACCCATCTCAGATGGTGCCTGTGCCATGATTCTGGCTCGAGAGAAAAAGGCCAAGAAGCTCACTGCGAAGCCAATCTGGGTATTGGGTGTGGCGAATTGCTATGAGACGCATTATCTGGGGGAGCGGGACCTGGCTGAGTGTGATGCCCTGGTGTCAGCCGCTCGGAAGGCTTACAGCATGGCTGGCATCAGCAACCCTTGGAAAGAAATAGATGTGGCTGAGATCTCCGAAGAATACTCCTACCAGGAGTTGCTGTGGATGGAGGGGCTCGGCTTCTGTGGGCGGGGAGAGGCAGGTCGATTGATCGACAGTGGAGCGACGCAGATGGGAGGTCAGCTCCCGGTGAACCCTTCTGGAGGTATGCTGGCTGGTATTCCCAACGGTGTTGCCGGAATGGCTTGCGTGGCTGAGGCAGTATTGCAGCTTCGTGGCGAAGCAGGTGATAGACAGGTGCCTAGAGCCAAGATAGCGCTGGCCCATGGTATCACTGGGGTCTGCGGGCAGCTTCAGGGTGTGATGGTCCTGGGCAAAAGGTAGTCGGAGGTGAGACATGGCCAATAGAGTAGCTATAGTTGGAATTGGACAAACGCACCACACTTACAAGCGTCCTGATGTGAATATGCCGGAGATGGCCAACGAGGCAGTGAGAGCCGCCTTGACCGATGCCCATTTGAAAATGAAGGATATTGAAGCGGTGGTCACAGGCAATATGGAAACCTTTGAAGGACTGTTTCTCCCTGACCACTGGATGGCCGCTGAAACCGGCGCCTTCGGTAAGCCAGGCTTCAAGATAGGCACTGGTGGAACCACCGGTGCCTCAGCAGTTGAGGAAGGATTCAATTTCGTCGCCTCCGGCCTGTGTGACATCGCCCTGGTCGTCGGTTTTGAGAAGCAGGATACCGGAGATACCACGGCGGCGATTACCACCTGCGCCACCCCAGTGTGGGGCAAGGGAATGGCCACGGGTGCCATCGGGGAGTTCGCCAAGCAGGCACTCACCTATATGGAGAAATCGGGGGCTAAGGAGGAACATGCGGCTATGGTCCGGGTGAAGGCAGACCGGGGAGCATGTAGAAATCCCTACGCCCATCTCAAGTTGGGGCTGAGCAGCATAGACGAGATCATACAATCGGGATACCTGGTGTGGCCTATCAGGCTGCTAGACTTCTGTCCCCAGTCCTCTGGTGCCTGCGCCCTGGTT
The DNA window shown above is from Chloroflexota bacterium and carries:
- a CDS encoding riboflavin synthase translates to MFTGIIEEVGMVKAAAVGWLTIAAGETLQGTKVGDSLAVNGVCLTVTSLDASSFSLDVTPETLQRTNLGGLRPGSGVNLERALVLGGRVGGHLVQGHVDATGKIVSLVPRGESIIARCFAPRQVMRYVVEKGFITLDGVSLTVVDCDATSFSVSLIPHTIEHTNLGSKRAGDVVNLEVDIIAKYVEKLKEGQRGITLDFLAEHGFSQSPRSLSRAREEV
- the ribD gene encoding bifunctional diaminohydroxyphosphoribosylaminopyrimidine deaminase/5-amino-6-(5-phosphoribosylamino)uracil reductase RibD, yielding MDYMRHALSLAKLALGHTSPNPAVGAVVVRDGVVVGEGYTQPPWSHHAEVVALQQAGEKARHATMYVTLEPCCFQGRTPPCTQAIVAAGIDEVHLAMIDPNPKVSGRGKAELEAAGIGTHLGEHEHEAQELNEAYVKFMKTGMPFVTGKFAMSLDGKIATRTGDSRWISGEESRRYVHCLRYQMDALMVGVDTIITDDPQLTARVGREGGQVERQPLRVVVDSQGRTPLNARVLQVPGKTLIAVAEGLEPANITALSLAGAEVVTVPAKEGLVDLDVLLRILGQRGITSIMVEGGAGVFGSLFEYRLVDKVIAFIAPIIIGGEAAKNPVKGRGVEKVAQAMSLTGVKVEKIGKDVMISGYADR
- a CDS encoding methionine--tRNA ligase, with product MTERIFIGVAWPYANGPLHLGHVAGCYLPADIFARYHRAKGNEVLMVSGSDQHGTPITLRAEREGKTPQEIAARFHQEFLSSWEKLGIDFDLFTNTGTANHAQVVQDFFLKLLDKGHIYRASTPLPYCPHCQRYLPDRYTEGTCPYCGSEQARGDQCDRCGKPLNYGELINPHCILCGSAPEVRESEHFFLRLSAFRDDLLQWVKQQGHWRQNVLHFTLRYLEEGLKDRAITRDIEWGVTVPQPGFEHKRIYVWFDAVIGYLSASQEWAKLAGREDRWRDFWQKEAKSYYFIGKDNIPFHTMVWPAMLMGYGGLNLPYDVPANEFLTLENRQLSTSRSWAIWLPDYLERYDPDPLRYLLAANMPETGDTDFSWREFVRRNNDELLANYGNLAHRTLTFAHRYFDGRVPVPGELDEASKGLLHEAESTLNSVDEALYHCHFREGIKAAMSLAQKTNRYLEEKSPWKTIKDNKESCATAIFVSLSVISCLKTAFYPFLPFSSQKLHHLLGFEGLVKEEGWGFHRLPPGQKLARPEPLFVKLDERVVAEETERLNQQLGQRATAASQGKGEV
- a CDS encoding polyprenyl synthetase family protein, whose amino-acid sequence is MTIDSIYEPIQPEMALVEERLIQVAEAAPAGLVEQLSYVLKNGGKRLRPALTLLAGTFYNYNVDLLLPTAAGTELLHTATLVHDDTVDASDLRRGKLSVNQLWGNANAVLLGDYLFAASARMTAETGNIRVIKLFAQTLMNICTGEILESLNPFNRSRERYFQAIGNKTASLLSAATESGAVLSNAPEWAVQSLKEYGYGLGIAFQIVDDILDFTGKRETLGKPVASDLARGVFTLPVILILERGDSDAVKDVLKEDPERGSQLLTEMVRNSSAIEESYRIAQDFCSRACSALEQLPRNSAHDCLTALADYVAQRQS
- a CDS encoding molybdenum cofactor biosynthesis protein MoaE, producing the protein MNPSLWGLKQSKTSLIEITQTPILPEIAINKVRKDTYGCIVAFVGMVRDLSHGKRVLFLEYETSAEELARTELQRIADEIRAKWQVGHVVIHHRLGKLKVGEITSVFAIAAPHRREAFEACQYAIDRFKEAVPMWEREITEDAEASQR
- the hflB gene encoding ATP-dependent zinc metalloprotease FtsH, translating into MNDVVALAKQGNIDIVQSGESLKVLNKEGKEILKASFGGNTPELRKYLVDAGVTEEELATIGIEYKSKSGFNWGTLLFTMLPFILIIGIFWFILRGARGASNQAFNFSRSRARMLTGTRPTVTFADVAGVDEAKQELQEIVEFLKSPEKFLALGARIPRGVLLVGPPGTGKTLLAKAVAGEANVPYFSISGSEFVEMFVGVGASRVRDLFDQAKRNAPCIIFVDEIDAVGRHRGAGLGGGHDEREQTLNQILSEMDGFDSSTNVIVLSATNRPDILDPALLRPGRFDRQVIIDRPDINGRKAILKVHAKGKPLEDSIDLETIAKQTPGFSGADLANLVNEAAILAARRGKKVISTAEFEEAIDRVMLGPERKSRVISQKEKEIIAYHEAGHALVAKKLPHADPVHKISIIARGMAGGYTKQLPAEDRHLYTPSQLKDMLATSLGGRVAEEIIYGEVSTGAQNDLEHVTAIARKMVKEYGMSDKLPPRTFGRREELVFLGRMVEEQKDYGDKVADVIDQEIEALVNSSYNVAKNIVVENKAKLKQVAERLIAEETIEGKHLDMLFDEPVPVGA
- a CDS encoding thiolase family protein — protein: MAERVGIVAVAQTKYHPNRADAFEGELAYEVVRPVLEETGLGFSDDGSGIDCAVTCCQDMWDGKTISSTSVMPVVGAHLSNEDKVAEDGINALYCAVARILSGHHEVVLVVSHMKESQADKSMVENAALDPIFMRQLGFDFLTAAAMQAKRYMYKYGITPEQCAKVAVKNRGNGKRNPYAQEPMDITVDDVLGSKLLASPIRLLDAKPISDGACAMILAREKKAKKLTAKPIWVLGVANCYETHYLGERDLAECDALVSAARKAYSMAGISNPWKEIDVAEISEEYSYQELLWMEGLGFCGRGEAGRLIDSGATQMGGQLPVNPSGGMLAGIPNGVAGMACVAEAVLQLRGEAGDRQVPRAKIALAHGITGVCGQLQGVMVLGKR
- a CDS encoding thiolase family protein, whose product is MANRVAIVGIGQTHHTYKRPDVNMPEMANEAVRAALTDAHLKMKDIEAVVTGNMETFEGLFLPDHWMAAETGAFGKPGFKIGTGGTTGASAVEEGFNFVASGLCDIALVVGFEKQDTGDTTAAITTCATPVWGKGMATGAIGEFAKQALTYMEKSGAKEEHAAMVRVKADRGACRNPYAHLKLGLSSIDEIIQSGYLVWPIRLLDFCPQSSGACALVLASESRAKKITKKPVWIADMVAVHQLPFRVGIFGDITGTEPYSQEIAAEKLYKRNGITKPIRDIDMAEIYEPSNWEEMSLYEHFHFCEKGGGWKMVEKGMTEIEGEFPVNPSGGVIATNPIGATPVIRIAEAALQVRGDAGEHQVTRDVKTAVATALGGSNWTVMTLLKRSL